A genome region from Meriones unguiculatus strain TT.TT164.6M chromosome 2, Bangor_MerUng_6.1, whole genome shotgun sequence includes the following:
- the Rxfp4 gene encoding LOW QUALITY PROTEIN: relaxin-3 receptor 2 (The sequence of the model RefSeq protein was modified relative to this genomic sequence to represent the inferred CDS: inserted 7 bases in 5 codons; deleted 1 base in 1 codon), which translates to FVAATSNSSASLPTVFWVNGSGDSVLRTDGAAMPAWFLALRIMVALAYGLVGIIGLLGNLAVLRVLGNCAXRVPGPPSDTFVFSLALADLGLALTLPFWAIKSAMDFHWPFGSALCKIVLTTTVCSIFXPTVLFGAESELWGMHLCXLCFPSTYWLGAYQLQRXVLAFIVPLAIITTSYLLLLAFLQWLQRCRCPQWQDCQVVACSDCILVVSFVXCWFPNHVVTLWGIPISLTWCPGTVTFYTIHTYVFPIATCLAHSNSSLNPVLHCLLWVVPWQVLVSSFRDLWSQDCGSRARPVEQVALKEVGGSQHPGE; encoded by the exons TTTGTGGCGGCCACATCCAattcttctgcctctctgcctacCGTCTTCTGGGTCAACGGCTCTGGAGACAGCGTGCTGAGGACTGATGGTGCTGCAATGCCTGCCTGGTTCCTTGCTCTGCGGATCATGGTGGCACTGGCCTACGGACTTGTAGGTATCATTGGCTTGTTGGGAAATTTGGCTGTGCTAAGGGTGCTAGGTAACTGTGC CCGTGTGCCTGGCCCACCTTCTGACACCTTTGTCTTCAGCCTGGCTCTGGCAGATCTGGGGCTGGCCCTCACTCTTCCT TTCTGGGCAATTAAATCAGCAATGGACTTCCACTGGCCTTTTGGAAGTGCTCTCTGCAAGATAGTTCTGACAACCACTGTCTGCAGCATCT GGCCCACAGTACTCTTTGGAGCTGAGAGTGAGTTGTGGGGCATGCACCTCTG CCTCTGTTTCCCCAGCACATACTGGCTGGGGGCTTACCAGCTACAGA TGGTTCTGGCCTTCATTGTGCCCTTGGCCATCATTACCACCAGCTACCTGCTGCTACTGGCCTTTCTTCAGTGGCTGCAAAGATGCAGGTGTCCGCAGTGGCAGGATTGCCAAGTAGTAGCCTGCTCTGACTGTATCCTGGTGGTTTCCTTTG ATTGCTGGTTTCCCAACCATGTAGTCACTCTCTGGGGAATTCCGATAAGTTTGACCTGGTGTCCTGGGACAGTTACTTTCTACACAATCCACACTTATGTCTTTCCCATCGCCACCTGCTTGGCACACAGCAATAGCAGCCTCAACCCTGTGCTCCACTGTCTCCTCTGGGTGGTGCCCTGGCAGGTTCTTGTCAGCTCCTTCAGGGATCTCTGGTCTCAAGACTGTGGCTCCAGAGCAAGGCCTGTGGAACAAGTAGCCCTCAAGGAGGTAGGTGGGAGCCAGCACCCAGGAGAGtga